A genomic segment from Kyrpidia tusciae DSM 2912 encodes:
- a CDS encoding YitT family protein produces MRAMAFKFVGIAAGALIFSIGLNNFLIANHLSEGGFVGLAVIGWYLFHIPVGATFFLLNGPLLWLGGRLFGREFVIKTLWGVAAVSVFSELTKGLQTPVDDKLLAALYGGVLSGIGLGIVFRFGATTGGADVIARVVKHFWGISMGKVLFSIDLVVIAMIAVLIGRQTAMYSLVALFVSARVVDFVLEGVSAARAATIISNHSDEIAERIHRELERGTTLIPSVGGFTGTQRTMIYTVVNRDEVIRLHRIVKSVDPEAFVVVNNVHDVLGEGFTR; encoded by the coding sequence ATGCGAGCAATGGCGTTCAAGTTTGTCGGCATCGCCGCGGGGGCCCTGATCTTCTCCATCGGACTCAATAACTTTCTCATCGCCAACCACCTTTCCGAAGGAGGGTTCGTCGGTTTGGCCGTGATCGGCTGGTACCTCTTTCACATCCCGGTGGGGGCGACCTTTTTCCTCCTCAACGGCCCACTGCTGTGGCTGGGGGGAAGATTGTTCGGCCGGGAATTCGTCATCAAAACCCTTTGGGGGGTGGCCGCGGTTTCAGTTTTTTCCGAACTCACCAAAGGACTCCAAACCCCAGTGGATGATAAGCTCCTCGCCGCCCTGTACGGAGGCGTACTCTCGGGGATCGGCCTGGGGATCGTCTTTCGCTTCGGGGCCACCACCGGGGGCGCCGATGTCATTGCCCGGGTTGTCAAGCATTTTTGGGGAATCAGCATGGGGAAAGTTCTCTTTTCCATCGACCTGGTGGTCATCGCCATGATCGCCGTCCTCATTGGTCGGCAAACGGCGATGTACTCCCTCGTCGCCCTTTTCGTCTCCGCCAGGGTGGTGGATTTCGTCCTGGAAGGCGTGTCCGCCGCCCGGGCAGCCACCATCATTTCAAACCACAGTGACGAGATCGCTGAGCGGATTCATCGGGAACTCGAACGCGGCACCACCCTGATCCCCTCAGTCGGCGGCTTCACCGGAACCCAACGAACCATGATTTATACAGTGGTTAACCGAGATGAAGTCATCCGATTGCACCGGATTGTGAAAAGTGTAGACCCCGAAGCTTTCGTCGTCGTCAACAACGTCCACGACGTGCTCGGCGAAGGATTCACCCGCTGA
- a CDS encoding menaquinol-cytochrome c reductase cytochrome b/c subunit — protein sequence MAENYRERIPGTPRFKRDKDIPTGTEPFFPNFLLKEWIVGAVFIVAFILWVVFNPVGLEKVANPEDTSFIPVPDWYFLFLYQLLKYFPGKYVVMGTVVIPAIATIGLLMLPWLDRRKTRRPFQRPIATATMVLTVFFMIWLTYVAEAEHQAELAKQGPQAQTPGSQSGGTAGPLVDPNDPGAQIFSQSCASCHGANLEGAVGPKLLGIGNKMNETQLVDYINDPKPVAGYPNIMPPKGGLQSDDQVKQVAAWLAKQKQK from the coding sequence ATGGCAGAGAATTATCGGGAACGCATCCCGGGAACCCCCAGGTTTAAGCGCGACAAAGACATTCCGACGGGGACGGAGCCCTTTTTTCCGAACTTCCTCCTGAAGGAATGGATTGTTGGCGCCGTGTTCATCGTCGCTTTCATCCTCTGGGTGGTGTTTAACCCGGTGGGGTTGGAGAAGGTGGCGAATCCCGAGGATACCTCATTTATCCCGGTTCCCGACTGGTATTTTCTATTTCTGTACCAACTATTAAAATATTTTCCCGGCAAATATGTGGTGATGGGTACGGTGGTGATCCCCGCCATTGCGACCATCGGCTTGTTGATGCTTCCGTGGCTGGACCGGAGAAAAACCCGTCGGCCGTTCCAGCGGCCCATCGCCACGGCAACGATGGTGTTGACAGTATTTTTCATGATCTGGCTTACATACGTGGCTGAAGCGGAGCATCAAGCGGAGTTGGCTAAACAAGGACCCCAGGCTCAGACGCCGGGCAGTCAATCCGGTGGTACCGCGGGTCCCTTAGTCGACCCGAACGATCCCGGCGCCCAGATCTTCTCCCAGAGTTGCGCCAGCTGTCACGGAGCGAATCTCGAAGGAGCTGTAGGGCCGAAATTGCTGGGAATCGGCAATAAGATGAACGAGACCCAACTGGTGGATTACATCAATGATCCGAAACCCGTGGCGGGCTATCCGAACATCATGCCGCCAAAGGGTGGCTTGCAGTCGGACGATCAAGTCAAGCAGGTCGCAGCGTGGCTGGCGAAACAAAAGCAGAAGTAA
- the qcrB gene encoding menaquinol-cytochrome c reductase cytochrome b subunit, with protein sequence MFEKLYDWIDERLNVTPIWRDIADYDVPAHVNPANKMSAFVYCFGGLTFLIIVTQILSGMFLAMYYVPDIVNAYKSVDYITNDVLLGNIVRGMHFWGASLVIIMMFLHMLRVFFTGSYKAPRELNWIVGVLIFLVVMMFGFTGYLLPWDQKAYWATAVGTNIASTVPILGPYIRTLLVGGDTLGALTLTRFFAIHVFFLPAFLLILLAAHFYMIRKQGISGPL encoded by the coding sequence ATGTTCGAAAAGCTGTATGACTGGATAGACGAGCGCCTGAACGTGACGCCGATTTGGCGGGACATCGCCGATTACGACGTGCCGGCTCACGTCAATCCGGCAAACAAAATGTCGGCGTTCGTGTACTGCTTTGGTGGACTCACCTTTCTGATCATCGTGACCCAGATTCTATCCGGAATGTTTTTGGCCATGTACTACGTGCCGGATATCGTCAACGCGTACAAGAGTGTCGACTACATAACCAACGATGTTCTCCTCGGCAACATTGTGCGCGGCATGCACTTCTGGGGCGCCAGCCTCGTGATTATTATGATGTTCTTGCACATGCTCCGGGTGTTCTTCACCGGATCCTATAAAGCGCCGCGGGAACTGAATTGGATCGTCGGTGTCCTGATTTTTCTCGTGGTGATGATGTTTGGGTTCACCGGTTATCTGCTTCCCTGGGACCAAAAGGCGTATTGGGCCACCGCGGTCGGCACCAATATTGCCTCTACAGTCCCGATTCTCGGGCCGTATATCCGGACGCTTTTGGTGGGGGGCGACACCCTCGGTGCGTTGACGTTGACGCGGTTCTTTGCGATTCACGTGTTTTTCCTCCCTGCGTTCTTGCTGATCCTGTTGGCGGCCCACTTCTACATGATCCGTAAACAGGGGATTTCCGGTCCGCTATAA
- a CDS encoding QcrA and Rieske domain-containing protein — translation MRDEAMHSHRGREWTRRQFLTYALGGTGAFIGASILAPLVTFSLDPLRRTTGSRFVEVGSIGEFNQDLPKQIHFKVAQADGWIQGEATMTAWVILKGQEVLAMSPRCTHLGCQVNGTVDAAGNPVPSTDGQWWFHCPCHGGRYTKYGINDPTTPPQRPLDVYEVKVDNGRVLLGPIHQRTV, via the coding sequence ATGCGGGATGAAGCTATGCACTCGCACCGGGGGCGAGAGTGGACCCGGCGTCAGTTCCTGACCTATGCCCTGGGAGGGACGGGTGCGTTCATCGGGGCCTCGATCTTGGCTCCGTTGGTGACGTTTTCCCTCGATCCCTTGCGCAGAACCACCGGTTCCCGATTCGTGGAGGTCGGTAGCATCGGGGAGTTTAACCAGGATTTGCCGAAACAGATTCATTTTAAGGTGGCCCAGGCGGATGGCTGGATCCAGGGGGAGGCGACAATGACGGCCTGGGTGATCCTCAAAGGACAAGAGGTTTTGGCCATGTCCCCGAGGTGCACCCACTTGGGGTGCCAGGTGAACGGGACGGTGGATGCCGCAGGCAATCCGGTTCCCTCCACCGACGGCCAGTGGTGGTTTCACTGCCCGTGTCACGGCGGCCGCTATACGAAATATGGGATCAACGATCCGACGACGCCGCCCCAGAGACCTCTCGACGTATATGAGGTTAAAGTGGACAATGGGCGGGTCTTGTTGGGACCTATCCATCAGAGGACGGTGTAA
- a CDS encoding YpiB family protein, protein MGEVIRVSDKKQFLQWFLQRYELRSPEAGRLLRYLCNQEHILQRVHFADDLRNLPKTLLISATCVDTAPFRFCKNGRVTTSVADAFRDIRQFPNEDIYISLFFRNRAACAEYLAVLERPIGSSQRQSAFFLELQAYWILDAIHREVLYRHWMEAADRALELGDRELFEKAAEELRRLGDPDAAIRSVGTEENM, encoded by the coding sequence ATGGGGGAAGTCATCCGGGTCTCCGATAAAAAACAGTTTCTTCAATGGTTTTTGCAGCGCTATGAGCTGCGAAGTCCAGAGGCGGGGCGGCTTCTTCGGTATTTGTGCAACCAAGAACACATTTTGCAGCGGGTCCATTTTGCGGACGACCTGAGAAACCTGCCGAAGACGTTGCTCATTTCCGCCACCTGCGTGGACACGGCCCCTTTTCGGTTTTGTAAGAATGGAAGAGTGACCACCAGTGTCGCCGATGCGTTCCGGGACATTCGGCAGTTTCCCAATGAAGACATTTACATCAGCCTGTTTTTCCGCAATCGCGCCGCTTGCGCGGAATATTTGGCGGTGTTAGAACGACCGATCGGATCGAGCCAACGGCAGAGCGCGTTTTTTCTGGAACTTCAAGCTTATTGGATTCTTGATGCCATCCATCGGGAGGTCTTGTATCGGCACTGGATGGAGGCGGCTGATCGGGCATTGGAGTTGGGTGATCGGGAACTGTTTGAAAAGGCGGCCGAAGAATTGCGCCGCCTCGGAGACCCGGACGCGGCCATCCGATCGGTGGGGACGGAGGAGAACATGTGA
- a CDS encoding helicase-associated domain-containing protein → MRLTECLNESDVGALQRIAVHYEGDFHASSKMSLIQGIVAEMGRRTEIFRRIEEFPPLIKDVVIALACEREVWSAEDLRALVGRVFGQGVEWREVADRVMEMGWMFPLRSSRSHVLYHLPDEVRDGVRQWLREKSREGADHVPEPLVWKDESLAMVRDTAVFLSYVGRREPELTGEGVLYRRHQQQIFQLMEIREEPLAPVTWRFGYGRRFYDYPDRFAIIYDFCYAKGYVEEGPERLALGARARAWLARSDGDKWKEMFSFWRHLYRRAIPELPMALIWLSEACAGGWVREDRLDALLVPYVQGYYYEDAETVKHRRIYAMLVHFGLLQCGTGEDGKRVYRRSEMAGGPWTVADEPRVSEESRGIVVQPHFDILVEPRWVARLALDLGAFAEPVSGEGFPVYRLTRRSVRGAVDRGWSGADMVNWLRRHCRHEVPGNVETQILQWAKGPS, encoded by the coding sequence ATGCGTTTGACGGAGTGTCTCAATGAATCGGATGTCGGCGCGTTACAGCGGATCGCGGTGCATTACGAAGGGGATTTTCATGCGAGTTCCAAAATGTCCCTGATCCAAGGGATTGTGGCCGAAATGGGTCGCCGGACAGAGATTTTCCGGCGGATTGAGGAATTTCCCCCGTTGATCAAAGACGTGGTGATCGCCCTGGCCTGCGAGCGGGAGGTATGGAGTGCGGAAGACCTCCGGGCCTTGGTGGGCCGGGTATTCGGCCAAGGAGTGGAGTGGCGGGAAGTGGCGGACCGAGTGATGGAAATGGGGTGGATGTTTCCCCTGCGGTCGTCCCGTTCTCACGTCTTGTACCATCTGCCGGATGAGGTTCGGGACGGGGTGAGGCAGTGGCTTCGGGAGAAGAGCCGAGAAGGAGCGGATCATGTCCCGGAACCGCTCGTGTGGAAGGATGAGAGCTTGGCCATGGTTCGGGATACAGCAGTCTTTCTGTCCTATGTCGGCCGGCGGGAACCAGAGTTGACCGGGGAGGGCGTGCTGTACCGGAGACACCAACAGCAGATCTTTCAATTGATGGAGATTCGGGAGGAACCTCTCGCCCCGGTCACATGGCGGTTTGGGTACGGGCGGCGGTTTTATGATTATCCCGATCGATTTGCAATAATTTACGATTTCTGCTACGCAAAGGGCTATGTGGAAGAAGGCCCGGAGCGCTTGGCCCTGGGAGCCCGGGCCCGGGCATGGCTGGCCCGGTCGGACGGGGACAAATGGAAAGAGATGTTCTCTTTCTGGCGGCACTTGTATCGCCGGGCGATTCCGGAGTTGCCTATGGCACTGATCTGGCTGTCCGAAGCTTGCGCCGGGGGGTGGGTCCGGGAGGATCGTCTCGATGCCCTTTTGGTTCCTTATGTACAAGGTTATTATTATGAGGACGCCGAGACTGTGAAGCACCGGAGGATTTACGCCATGCTCGTGCACTTCGGGCTTTTGCAGTGCGGGACCGGGGAAGACGGGAAGCGGGTGTACCGGAGAAGCGAGATGGCCGGGGGTCCCTGGACGGTCGCGGATGAGCCAAGGGTTTCCGAAGAAAGCCGGGGTATCGTCGTTCAGCCGCATTTTGACATCCTCGTCGAGCCCCGCTGGGTGGCGCGCCTGGCCCTTGATCTGGGTGCCTTTGCTGAACCCGTGAGCGGTGAAGGGTTTCCGGTGTATCGTCTCACCCGCCGCAGTGTGCGGGGGGCGGTGGATCGCGGGTGGAGCGGTGCCGATATGGTGAACTGGTTGCGGCGACACTGCCGCCACGAGGTTCCGGGTAACGTCGAAACACAAATTTTGCAATGGGCGAAAGGGCCGTCGTAG
- a CDS encoding DNA repair helicase XPB, whose amino-acid sequence MRRGPLVVGTERKVWCYMDHPRAKEAVRALAIFAELIKSPPQVREYRITELSLWHACALGWGSRDVLETLRDLAMGPIPYPVQKWIVFTMNRWGGLVLEKSGNRYQLLARQPLSEDVRHALQQSGLQERGDRWTVPARQRGEIKRQLLSLGYPVLDMAGYAPGEPLDVALKGTVILRPYQEEAVQAFFDEGRHGGSGVVVLPCGSGKTIVGLAVMARYRRQTLVLTSTTTAAYQWKREIEDKCEIAPDSIGVYAGDERVIKPVTISTYALMTWKNPRGAMPHLRELARHPWGLVIYDEVQLVPAPIFRFSAGIQNCRRLGLTATLVREDGRETEVFSLIGPKCFDLPWRTVEEEGWIARAECYELRVPLDPAAEEAYRQAESRQRWRIAATNPRKVEVAAELVARHRGTPVLVIGHYLDQLRELAHRLGAPDITGDTPERVRRETYDAFRRGEIPVLCLSRVANTAVDLPDARVAVELSGNFGSRQEEAQRLGRLLRLKKDGGGARLYMLVTEGTEEVETAVRRQQFLAEQGYEYRIFTVRAGVEHAFDGVSQ is encoded by the coding sequence GTGCGGAGGGGTCCTCTGGTCGTTGGGACCGAACGCAAAGTGTGGTGTTACATGGATCATCCCCGGGCGAAAGAAGCCGTCCGCGCCCTCGCCATCTTCGCCGAACTGATCAAAAGTCCGCCGCAGGTTCGGGAGTACCGGATCACCGAACTCAGCCTTTGGCACGCCTGCGCTCTGGGATGGGGGTCCCGGGACGTGCTGGAAACGCTCCGGGATTTAGCCATGGGGCCCATCCCCTATCCGGTGCAGAAGTGGATTGTTTTCACCATGAATCGATGGGGAGGGCTCGTTCTCGAAAAGTCCGGGAACAGGTATCAGTTGCTGGCGCGCCAACCCCTGTCCGAGGACGTGCGCCACGCCCTTCAGCAGTCCGGCCTCCAGGAGCGAGGCGACCGCTGGACGGTGCCGGCGCGACAACGAGGCGAAATCAAGCGGCAGCTTCTATCCCTGGGCTATCCCGTGCTGGACATGGCCGGTTACGCCCCGGGGGAACCCCTCGACGTGGCTCTGAAGGGGACCGTGATTCTTCGCCCCTATCAAGAAGAGGCGGTGCAGGCCTTTTTTGACGAGGGTCGCCACGGGGGCAGCGGGGTCGTGGTCCTGCCCTGCGGGTCCGGGAAAACGATCGTGGGACTGGCGGTGATGGCCCGGTATCGCCGGCAGACCCTCGTTCTCACCTCCACCACCACCGCCGCCTACCAATGGAAGCGCGAGATCGAAGACAAATGTGAGATCGCCCCCGATTCCATCGGCGTCTACGCTGGAGATGAACGGGTGATCAAGCCTGTGACCATTTCCACCTACGCTTTGATGACGTGGAAGAATCCCAGGGGAGCCATGCCGCATCTCCGGGAGCTCGCCCGTCACCCCTGGGGGTTGGTGATTTATGATGAGGTGCAACTGGTTCCCGCCCCGATCTTTCGTTTTTCTGCCGGAATCCAAAACTGCCGGCGACTGGGGCTCACCGCTACCCTGGTGCGGGAAGACGGCCGGGAGACTGAGGTGTTCAGCCTGATCGGCCCGAAATGTTTTGACTTGCCGTGGCGCACCGTGGAAGAGGAGGGGTGGATCGCCAGGGCGGAATGTTATGAATTGCGGGTCCCCCTGGACCCCGCGGCGGAGGAAGCGTACCGCCAGGCCGAATCCCGTCAGCGGTGGCGAATTGCCGCGACAAATCCTCGAAAAGTCGAGGTGGCCGCAGAGCTGGTGGCCCGGCACCGGGGTACACCGGTGCTGGTGATCGGACATTATCTCGACCAGCTTCGGGAACTGGCCCATCGGCTCGGTGCACCGGATATCACCGGGGATACACCCGAGCGGGTGCGCCGGGAGACTTATGACGCCTTTCGCCGGGGCGAAATTCCCGTCCTGTGTTTGTCCCGGGTGGCCAACACGGCGGTGGATCTCCCGGATGCCCGGGTGGCGGTGGAGTTGTCCGGGAATTTTGGCTCCCGGCAGGAAGAGGCCCAGCGCCTCGGGCGCCTTCTTCGTCTGAAAAAAGACGGAGGGGGAGCGCGGTTGTACATGTTGGTGACCGAGGGCACCGAGGAGGTGGAGACGGCGGTGCGCAGGCAGCAGTTTTTGGCAGAGCAAGGGTATGAATATCGAATCTTCACGGTGCGGGCAGGGGTGGAACATGCGTTTGACGGAGTGTCTCAATGA
- a CDS encoding ABC transporter substrate-binding protein: MKKPWSVVTALLLGSALLTACGSGSGTTGAGSDTINLGANLELSGQVSAYGSSAKDGMQLAVDEINQAGGVLGKKLNLIALDNQSDTTQSTTIAQKLIEQKVVAILGPATTGNTMAELNVATDAKIPIITPTGTAAKITVDPNTGKVNEYAFRTCFIDPFQGTVGADFARKDLNAKTAVLYVAQDSDYAKGLADAFKKEFEKQGGKVIDSEQYTSTDSDFRATLTRIKGMNPDLLYIPNYYQDVGKIIKQARELGMNQPILGGDGYDSDTLVQIAGAKNTNNVFFTNHYSSDDPDQKIQDFVKKFQEKYNRKPDGFAALGYDTVRLVADAIKRAGSTDPVKIKDALAQTKNFDAVTGTMSIDAEHNPVKAAVVIEMKDGKQVFRTKIQPTT; this comes from the coding sequence ATGAAAAAACCATGGTCAGTGGTCACGGCGCTGCTGCTCGGCAGTGCACTGCTGACGGCCTGCGGTTCGGGATCGGGCACGACGGGTGCCGGAAGCGACACCATCAATCTCGGTGCGAATCTCGAACTTTCCGGCCAAGTCTCAGCCTACGGGAGCTCGGCCAAAGATGGCATGCAATTGGCCGTGGACGAAATCAACCAAGCCGGCGGCGTCCTTGGCAAAAAGTTGAACTTGATCGCGTTGGACAACCAGTCTGATACCACCCAGTCGACCACTATTGCGCAAAAATTAATCGAACAAAAAGTCGTCGCAATCTTGGGCCCGGCCACAACGGGCAACACCATGGCGGAATTGAACGTCGCCACCGACGCCAAGATTCCGATCATCACACCCACCGGAACGGCCGCCAAGATCACCGTGGATCCGAATACGGGCAAGGTGAACGAGTACGCTTTCCGCACCTGCTTCATCGATCCTTTCCAAGGCACGGTGGGCGCTGATTTTGCGAGAAAAGACCTGAACGCGAAAACAGCCGTCCTCTATGTGGCCCAAGACAGCGATTATGCCAAAGGTCTGGCGGACGCCTTTAAGAAAGAGTTCGAGAAGCAGGGCGGCAAGGTGATCGACTCTGAGCAGTACACCTCCACCGACTCTGATTTTCGGGCGACCCTCACCCGGATCAAGGGCATGAATCCAGATCTGTTGTATATTCCAAACTATTACCAGGACGTCGGCAAGATCATCAAACAGGCCCGGGAGCTGGGCATGAACCAGCCGATCCTGGGCGGGGATGGGTATGATTCCGACACCTTGGTCCAGATCGCCGGCGCGAAGAACACCAACAACGTATTTTTCACCAACCATTACTCCTCCGATGATCCGGACCAGAAGATCCAGGATTTTGTAAAGAAATTCCAGGAAAAATATAATCGGAAGCCGGACGGATTCGCCGCCCTGGGCTATGATACTGTGCGCCTCGTGGCAGACGCCATCAAACGGGCGGGCTCGACCGATCCCGTGAAGATTAAAGACGCCCTGGCCCAGACCAAGAATTTCGACGCCGTGACCGGGACGATGAGTATCGACGCCGAGCACAATCCCGTGAAGGCTGCGGTGGTCATTGAGATGAAAGACGGCAAACAGGTCTTCCGGACCAAGATTCAACCCACCACCTGA
- a CDS encoding branched-chain amino acid ABC transporter permease, with translation MTTFIQQLVNGLSVGSIYALIALGYTMVYGIIKLINFAHGDVFMVGAFVAYFSYTVFHLGFLGSLIVSMAACAVLGVVIERFAYRPLRKSTRIAALITAIGVSLFLENAGIIAVGAQARGYPSMLPNSSINLGGVTISVQQIGIIVLSVVLMVILQFIVHRTKMGKAMRAVAYDAEAAQLMGIDVDRTISFTFAIGSALAAAAGVIYGAYYSAIDPLMGIMPGLKAFIAAVLGGIGVIPGAMVGGLVLGMIETLVQSLGFSLWRDAVAFALLILILLVKPEGLFGKHAREKV, from the coding sequence ATGACCACATTTATCCAACAACTTGTCAACGGCTTATCGGTGGGTAGCATCTACGCCCTCATCGCCCTGGGATACACCATGGTCTACGGGATTATCAAGCTGATCAATTTTGCCCATGGTGACGTGTTTATGGTCGGGGCCTTTGTGGCGTATTTTTCCTATACCGTGTTCCATCTTGGATTCTTGGGGTCCCTCATCGTCTCCATGGCCGCCTGTGCCGTGCTTGGCGTGGTGATCGAGCGGTTTGCGTACCGACCGCTCCGCAAATCCACGAGAATTGCGGCGCTGATCACCGCCATCGGGGTTTCGCTCTTTCTCGAGAATGCGGGGATCATCGCGGTGGGCGCCCAGGCCCGGGGCTATCCCAGCATGTTGCCGAACAGTTCGATCAACCTCGGCGGCGTCACGATCAGCGTGCAGCAAATCGGCATCATCGTTCTCAGCGTGGTGCTCATGGTGATTCTTCAATTCATCGTGCACCGGACGAAGATGGGCAAGGCGATGCGGGCCGTCGCCTACGATGCCGAGGCTGCCCAATTGATGGGGATCGACGTCGACCGCACGATCTCTTTTACCTTTGCCATCGGTTCAGCCCTGGCGGCGGCCGCCGGGGTGATCTATGGCGCTTACTACAGTGCCATTGATCCGTTGATGGGCATCATGCCGGGACTGAAAGCGTTCATCGCCGCGGTGCTCGGCGGAATCGGCGTCATCCCCGGAGCGATGGTGGGCGGTCTGGTGTTGGGGATGATCGAGACCCTGGTTCAGTCCCTGGGCTTTTCTCTGTGGCGGGACGCGGTGGCCTTTGCCCTGCTGATCCTGATCCTGCTGGTCAAGCCCGAAGGTCTTTTCGGCAAACACGCCAGGGAGAAAGTGTAG